The genomic DNA aaccctttaagcctaaATATATATATccagatacaaattctccacactagTCACCATACATCAACGTAAAGAATTAGGTGAGATAATTTGATAACACATTAAAGTATTTTTCCTGTGGTGATCATTTCATAAATTCTCATTTAATAACCTtacttgattatgtattgatattaTTTGGAGAAAACTGATATTGTTCACTCTTGGAACTGGAGGGTTAACTTTGACTTTGGGAAGTGCATGTGCAAAAGTAGATGCACTTAATATTACTTTGTCATCCAAGTTGTAAAATTTTTGTCCTAAAAGAAAATCATCCCAAGCAAAAAAAGAGGTAAAGGCAGCCCCTCCCCCTCTAATTGGTCCCTGTGTCACATGAAAGTCACAATAAATTTTATCTCTTGGAATTAGGGTCTTATGGATTTTGCTCATAAAATTGAGTAGCCTGGTATTTTAATGTTGCTTTGGATCACTCAAGAAACCAGAGGGTATTACGTATGCTCAAAATTATGCTCTGCTAGAGTTATTATGTTCCTACTAATAAAAAATGCCAGACTGCTACGGAACTTTTCCCTCCTGCACCTACTAAATAAACACTCCTACATACAGCCTTACTTACAGCTgtacattttaaagaaaaacacgaaagtgcatttttccaaaacttcaaTTTTAATTTGACAACATCTGATTTTAAAGCTTAAATATACTTATCTTATTATTATGCTCAAAATTATACCGGCATTAGTCCTCCAGATACTAATTGAAATGAGTGATTATAACAGCAAACATATTATTTTCTCAATAACCTTACACCTACAAACATGTATGTTTGTTGAAGTAAAACCAAGTTAAGGAAAACTAACCTCATCAAACACAAAACGCCAGTGAGGACAACCGCAATAACCCAACCAGCACTTGCAAAAGCTTTGGGCATTGTCAAAGCTCCAACTCCAATGATTAGATTGAAAATATATACAAAGGCGACCTGGttgcaaataaaagaaaatacaattataagttaaattttttcaaaggacaAAAAAGTACTGACTGTTCTAGCATTTAATTTTGCGTTGGCGGCCGGCAGGGAAGAAGAACGCAGCTGCAGGCTTCGATTCTATCGAAATCGAAAATCACCATTCGTTTTCTTCAGTATCCGAAACTTACGTACAGAAGCAAACACTACATCttcaaataaatggaaaacaacTCCTTAAACAGGAGAAGCGAAAAACTGTCAAACGAAGACATACTAgtgcaataaaaaaaagttccGCGTGTCTCGCAAGAAAAACGTTAATGGGAAAAACATGTTGCGCAAAAGATTCCCCACAATGATGAAACGTTTAGCTGCCTGGAATATACTTACTGGTGCAGAATACAGGGAGCCGGTTTCGGTTTCAGCTGGCATTTTAGCTTTGAACTATTCCAGACTGTTTGCAAGTAAGAAGCGATTTTAAAAACAGTGTGAATATGACGTCCGGAGCATTTTAAAGTTAACTTCCGGCGGGTTAGCGCGTGACTTGACCTTGAACGTCACGATTAAAATTACTGCTTCATGTAAACTTCATGAAACTTCAAGTTCGCATTGCCTGCATTGCTGGGGATGCGAATCAACAGTAAAACTGTTTTGGAAGGGGAAAAGGTTGTGTTAGTCCCCTACAGGAAAGAACATGTTCCAAGGTTTGTAAATTTATTCTTGTAGTAATTTTTATGGTTTTAACTGCGTGAAGGACAAATAGGGTTAGCTTCTTAGCTTATTTAAAAACGCACACTGCAAACAGCGCAGCAAATAAGTGGAAATGAAGATCAGCTGAATAAACAATTTACCACGTTATAtacatttttaaaactgttatttttcctttgcatcttctgttctttttgttgaaatgaattttaaatatCCTTATGTAGATACCATGACTGGATGCAATCTCCTGAGCTGCTGGAACAAACAGCATCTGAAAGGCTTACTTTAGAACAAGAATATGACATGCAAAACAGTTGGTTTCAGGATGAAAACAGTAAGCCGGACTGCTGAGAACTAAACCCATACATTGTCCTTTCTGTGAATGTATCATCTCCCGGAAAGCTTCTAAAACACTAAAGCAAAACATAATTGTTATCTCCAGGAAGGAGGTTTGAAGAAAAAGGAACTATTAATTAAACCTCAAAATTTTATCTAACTATTGAAAGCAATTTATTGAAAGTAGCATATTGCTCAGACTCAGGAAACTAAAATCATGTGTCCTCCTGAACTCGCCTCCAGCAGAACAAAGAGACGTATATCTAGTTAAACATCAAGGGCCAAAAACTTAAACGTAGTTTAGCCAGTATTTAACAAAActgcattaataataataataataacaacaataataatcaactttatttaacgagggtaacacGGGACGGTACTTCAACTGAATAACTAGTGGCCGTCAAACTAAAATGATACAAGAAAAATTAAGTAACCAAAAATACATATcgttaaagaaaaagaactatAAATAATATTTGGCCCTAAGTGTTTCTTtatatttggcttaaaaaataaattattattgatgtagtgatatttattttagaGTGTACATTTATTATCTTGGACAAAAGAAAATGGCTACAACCTGAGACGACAGAGACAGGTTTGAAAAATTTCTTGTAATACTTTTTTGAGGATGAatgctaaaaaaatttccatacTACATGTACTATGCATGCCCCccctcccgggggggggggtactcgaccaatatttgggtagaGGTGAGCtactgagggtttgaaaccctgaccatgtttaggacaaaaaattcctaaaatacttACATGTACACTAGttgtttaggacagacttgtgcaaaattatataccctgtttaggataGAAGGGATGAAAACCAGAcactgtccagcggcacatccacGTATCGGTCATATAAGGGAGTATACCCTGGGACTATGGGTCAAGTGAAATTGGTAATgattaaataaagttatttatcaaaacgatattttttttgtttaaagagtGCATGGCGGGTGATGTTAACCTCTTCCTTGCTGACAGTCGACGGGATGTGGCAGAGATAGAGATCATGATAGCAGGTAAAAGATGTGAACTGTTTAAGGTTtcaacccaggagtcatttcataaggtaggttgagcatgatcgtGGGAGTGAACGTAGTCCttaataggactgttgttgacagtgactgacgttttgacaatccgtgtggtagtcatcttcagagtcaatgTGACTGGTATaatgtcagttgatggtattaaactctggttattgaacTGATTGATCAATAATGTTGTGATGTTATTAGTCCTCTGTCAGTTAaactgtgatgttattggctatgaagactcaaATGTCATTGGTGCAATGATTTTGACCTGTCTATAGTTGCCACAATTTAACAGTTCTTTACTGTTAGTCAAATTGTTGGTTGTCCAGTTGTTCTCtcatagttagttttgcttgagttcGTCAATAAGTCATTTGTATAGTGAGAGTATGGGTTCTCGAAATGTCAGTCCCTGTCAATAACAGTCCTATGCAGGTCTACATTCACCCAGACAACCATGCTCAACCCACCTATAAAAGGATATAAAGTTGTCTAGGTGATTCTTGCTGGGTCCTTACAGTACCATCATCATGTAGGCtgtgatgtttttgtttgccTGTTGCTGGTGTGGATAAATTATTTATATTCTATGAGTAGCAgagtaataattatttctttttaaatatagAACCATCTTGTCGAAGAAATGGCCTTGGAAAAGAAGCTCTGCTAACTATGATGCATTATGGTACCGTATGTTGAAAAAATACCATTAGTGTAGCAAATAAATGGAATAACCACAATCACCATCAAAATTGTTGGAAAGGCCACCACTTTCTtcacctcttttttttcttccttccttcctctACCCCTAGGTGGTACAATTGTTTTACAACACTTAAGTGTTTTGCCCATTTAGtaaattgttctgttatatcccaccATTGAATAGTGGGGATGATGGAACAACTGATCATGAGGTATGTAGTCTGCTGACGGGCCTTTTGATATAGACTTCTATTAAATTGTTTCACACCTTGGCCAGCCAGGTGAGGTAAGAGTGTCCTCCAGTACACTTCAAGGTAGGTTGAAAGCCTGAATGTATGTACATAATGTTTCCTTGACTCTCCTCTCAAACCATCTGGGTTCCACTGTGAGAATTTTGacactttcaaaaatttaataaacctTATGGCCTTGTCTATCTGAATATGAGTAGCAGACCACTTAGATTGtataataaattgttattataGAACCAAAAAAGAAAGCATGTGCTGAATACTGgcattaatatttttattttgaacagtTTTGTCTAATTGTGTCTTGTCTCTTTTGGGCATTATAGGTAACACCACCTTAGGAATCCAAAAATATGAAGCAAAGATTGGTTGTAGTAATGATGCAAGTTTAAGACTGTTCAACAAAATAGGATTTACAGAGGTAAATTTTGGTTAATATCTAGTGTTGAGGTCTTGCAATGGGTAAAAATGGTGACAATCCTCTTAGAAAGCACTGACAATcaacagaaaaagaagaaaatattgtGACAGCGACAATCCATTTTCAAGTTGTGAAAGCCACGTCTGTTCACTTTTGCATTTTGGCTGTTTCGGCAGCAAAATAACAAAGTTCTCTCTTCCATTATTTCTGAagattttctgtcagtttctgCTGCTAGCTAGGGCAAGTAAGTATTAGGGCTACTTCAGGTTCAGCAGAGCCAAGATCTGGAATGCACTTTCTCTGGACCTGAGGAGCGAGCACCATATTAATAAGTTTGCGTTTGACCTAAAACGTCATTTTAGATCCAAGCCTATATGAGCTTTCCTTACCTTTGTTATACTTAGTTGTACCATTTGTTATCTTTATTTTGTTGTgtgtgttgttttttcttttcatcggGGTCCCATTCAGACCAGCCTTGCTGAACTGGGCATCCCTgtcaaaatattgtttaaaataaaaatgaataaatataagATTGAAGTAGAAAAGTTAGCATTGTGATTAATTATTGTCAGGTTCCATATCTGTGGTAAATTCCAATTATTATTTGAGTATCacaaattgaaatttatgcagAAACGACAGGGACATTTTCGTCCTAGCTAAAATGCAACAGCAGCATATTTTCCCTAACCAACCAAGCAACAGGCAGTCTCAGAAATGACTGACAAAGTGACAGCATACCCACTCCCCCCTTGGAAGGCCTCAATATTccgtttttctttctctcagtAAAATGATAAACTTTAACTGATATTAACTATAGTAT from Porites lutea chromosome 6, jaPorLute2.1, whole genome shotgun sequence includes the following:
- the LOC140940033 gene encoding N-acetyltransferase 9-like protein isoform X2 — encoded protein: MRINSKTVLEGEKVVLVPYRKEHVPRYHDWMQSPELLEQTASERLTLEQEYDMQNSWFQDENKCMAGDVNLFLADSRRDVAEIEIMIAEPSCRRNGLGKEALLTMMHYGNTTLGIQKYEAKIGCSNDASLRLFNKIGFTEISVSEVFKEVTLEMNVTEAVQQHLAQATSHICIHKYPLRPGDTTLK
- the LOC140940033 gene encoding N-acetyltransferase 9-like protein isoform X1, producing the protein MRINSKTVLEGEKVVLVPYRKEHVPRYHDWMQSPELLEQTASERLTLEQEYDMQNSWFQDENKCTFIILDKRKWLQPETTETECMAGDVNLFLADSRRDVAEIEIMIAEPSCRRNGLGKEALLTMMHYGNTTLGIQKYEAKIGCSNDASLRLFNKIGFTEISVSEVFKEVTLEMNVTEAVQQHLAQATSHICIHKYPLRPGDTTLK